The following DNA comes from Chitinophagales bacterium.
ATTATCTACAATTTTAGTAGTATAGTGTTTTAAGTAAAAATTTTTTGCTTCTTCCCAATTTTTAAAATAAGTATCGGGTTGATAATTTGGATGTGTCTTTGGGTATCTCGCATCTAACCAGTTATAATTTGTTTGAAAATGTAGTGGATGATTGGGGTTTGGTTTTCTTTCAAAATTTATAAAATCATTTCCCAAGCATAAATTTACTATTAATAAATCTGGTTTTATTTTTAACAAATATTTTTGTGCTATTAATTTATATTGTAAAGGATCTGTACCTCCAATTCCAAAATTTAAAGCAGTATAATTGAGTTGTTTATCAACTAAATTTACAAATGAGTTTGTAATAGGGTTAGCACAACAACCATCAGTATGAGAGTCGCCAATAAACATAATTACAAAGGAGGTGTCTTTAATAGCATTAACAGTAGCAGAGTCAAAGTTGTATGTAGAACGAAAACCTTGATTATTAATAGTATATTCCTTTATAATATCTTCAGTTTCTTTCAGATATATGTTTATACCTATTTCATCGGTTGTATGAAGTTGTTGAAGTTTTAAATCTATTCCAATATATCTTCCCCGAAATGTTAAACCAAGTTTATCTTTATAATTTATAAATTCCAAAAATATATCAGATAAAAAAACAATTGTAGTAACAAATAAAATTGAAAACAAGAACTTTTTATTTATTAGGCGTGACGTATATATTATAAATGATATTATTAAAGCAAGAAAGATACCCACCAAGAATTTGGCTTTATATATTTTAATGGCAAACCAAACTAGCAAATAAAAGTTGGGATAATAAATTTTTATTTTTTTAATAGGAAATTCTGTTAACTCTCCTTTAAGGAAAGCATGAGTTGTATTTAAATTTGTTATAATTAATTTTTCATAACAATTAAATAAAAAAAAGTATAAAATGTAGTAAGATACTACAACGCTTAACAAAACTAATATTTCTCTCTTTTTCACGGCTTAATTTAAACTTATTATTGAATCTAAAAACAGTGCATACTCTTCATGTCCAATATCGTTAAAATGTCCATCATTCATATTGTAATATTTTTTAGGGATTGGTGAATAAACATAATCAATGTTTTCAAAAAGATGAGGGAATTCCTCAACTTTAGTTTTTGCGTACAAATAATCTGGAATAACTATTAGCTCAAATTTTGAGTTATTTTCTTTACAAATTTGAATAATTTGTTCAATTTCTTCATTGCAGGCAGGTGATTTAAGGGGTTCTGCATGTGGCACAGAATTGCTACATGAGGAAAAACCTAATTTAACACCAACTTTCCAAACTTGCGTTAATACACTTGATTTAGCTACTATTTTTTGATTAAAATTAGTTGGAATTAAATACATTTGCTTAAGTACATTATTATAAGCTGTTTCGGCAGTGTGATATTCTATGCCATTTTGAAAAGCCATTATATTTCCTGCATTTGTATCATAGTAAACTGGATGAAAGGGTTCTAAAATTCTTTTATAATATTGAATAT
Coding sequences within:
- a CDS encoding SGNH/GDSL hydrolase family protein, which produces MEFINYKDKLGLTFRGRYIGIDLKLQQLHTTDEIGINIYLKETEDIIKEYTINNQGFRSTYNFDSATVNAIKDTSFVIMFIGDSHTDGCCANPITNSFVNLVDKQLNYTALNFGIGGTDPLQYKLIAQKYLLKIKPDLLIVNLCLGNDFINFERKPNPNHPLHFQTNYNWLDARYPKTHPNYQPDTYFKNWEEAKNFYLKHYTTKIVDN